In Drosophila sulfurigaster albostrigata strain 15112-1811.04 unplaced genomic scaffold, ASM2355843v2 contig_289_pilon, whole genome shotgun sequence, a single window of DNA contains:
- the LOC133849735 gene encoding uncharacterized protein LOC133849735 yields the protein MPMVSKPQQNQNQSNQLPHGRVAGTVIAVAAPKAIAEAAGTANAEAAACSCQCAKNVDVGDADYNFVVSLVPMMKQMTALQNVSIRAKVSEVLLQTMQQPPMQLQQHPQAEQEQMALDRAEQGDSSSSCHTTNRHDRILVLYITMLVLSKFLLTGKSHLEEFQ from the exons ATGCCAATGGTGAGTAAGCcccaacaaaatcaaaatcaatcaaatcaacTGCCACATGGTAGGGTAGCGGGCACAGTGATTGCGGTGGCAGCGCCCAAAGCGATTGCGGAGGCAGCGGGCACAGCGAATGCGGAGGCAGCGGCATGCAGTTGTCAGTGTGCCAAGAACGTGGATGTGGGCGACGCTGactacaattttgttgttagtttAGTCCCCATGATGAAGCAGATGACGGCACTTCAAAACGTCAGCATTCGCGCCAAAGTGAGCGAAGTATTGTTGCAAACGATGCAACAGCCGccaatgcaactgcaacaacatcCACAAGCGGAACAGGAGCAGATGGCCTTGGACAGGGCTGAACAAGGCGACTCCAGCTCTAGTTGTcacacaacaaacagacaTGACAGAATCCttgtattgtatataaca ATGCTGGTCTTAAGCAAATTTTTGCTAACAGGGAAATCTCATTTGGAGGAATTTCAGTAA
- the LOC133849737 gene encoding uncharacterized protein LOC133849737, producing the protein MSDRNYICTYMSIDKVTTKGTHRIKQHRILSFGVIAFRGYKRHWWLENRRINMADNNETVSLTPPDARRIFLKELKRRIIKARSAQTVGWLEQHLENATDSVLAQIDDKLNTLNTFLLTSNSIITAAGNHRCIRAGLEMKRTSKI; encoded by the exons ATGTCAGACAGaaactacatatgtacatacatgtcAATCGATAAAGTAACGACAAAAGGCACTCACAGAATAAAGCAACACCGAATTTTGTCATTTGGAGTCATTGCATTTCGAGGATATAAACGCCATTGGTGGTTGGAGAATAGACGCATCAACATGGCAG ACAATAATGAGACAGTGTCGCTAACGCCACCGGATGCACGGCgaatatttttgaaagaaTTAAAACGTCGTATTATTAAAGCGCGCAGTGCCCAAACGGTTGGCTGGCTGGAGCAACACTTAGAGAATGCAACCGATTCAGTCTTGGCACAAATCGATGATAAATTGAACACGTTGAACACGTTCCTGCTAACAAGTAATAGcataataacagcagcaggaaaCCACCGTTGTATACGCGCTGGACTGGAAATGAAGAGAACATCAAAAATATGA
- the LOC133849751 gene encoding uncharacterized protein LOC133849751, whose product MSDRNYICTYMSIDKVTTKGTHRIKQHRILSFGVIAFRGYKRHWWLENRRINMADNNETVSLTPPDARRIFLKELKRRIIKARSAQTVGWLEQHLENATDSVLAQIDDKLNTLNTFLLTSNSIITAAGNHRCIRADWK is encoded by the exons ATGTCAGACAGaaactacatatgtacatacatgtcAATCGATAAAGTAACGACAAAAGGCACTCACAGAATAAAGCAACACCGAATTTTGTCATTTGGAGTCATTGCATTTCGAGGATATAAACGCCATTGGTGGTTGGAGAATAGACGCATCAACATGGCAG ACAATAATGAGACAGTGTCGCTAACGCCACCGGATGCACGGCgaatatttttgaaagaaTTAAAACGTCGTATTATTAAAGCGCGCAGTGCCCAAACGGTTGGCTGGCTGGAGCAACACTTAGAGAATGCAACCGATTCAGTCTTGGCACAAATCGATGATAAATTGAACACGTTGAACACGTTCCTGCTAACAAGTAATAGcataataacagcagcaggaaaCCACCGTTGTATACGCGCTGACTGGAAATGA